One stretch of Candidatus Effluviviaceae Genus I sp. DNA includes these proteins:
- a CDS encoding glycosyltransferase, protein MTAERPAGTNGTRSFDAGTGARIAIVGPAYPFRGGNALFVAHLYESLRVDHDVTVVSYTRLYPSLLFPGTTQMNLSRDPVKATPSRQLIDSVNPLSWLRAARWLSHPSRRPDLLIFTWWNPFFAPCHGVIARLVRRMAGSGIVFVCENVVSHENRRADRFLTRYALSAADYFMVLSEVVAQRIQSLFPDVPLRQAALPIYGCYGASSTDRDATRARLGLRRPTVLFFGYVRPYKGLEHLLRAMPTIARDADAQLLVVGEFYEDRRRYDELISELGIGDRVTVVAEHVPDEAVGEYFAASDLVVLPYVSATQSGITQIAYAFGLPVVSTDVGGLPEVVRDGVTGYIVPPRDPEALAAAVARYFRGGEAQTLRENVAREARRDRAGDLMRRAVRDFLEMEGA, encoded by the coding sequence GTGACCGCTGAGAGGCCGGCGGGGACCAACGGAACGAGATCGTTCGACGCGGGCACGGGCGCGCGCATCGCCATCGTCGGGCCCGCCTATCCGTTCCGCGGTGGAAACGCCCTCTTCGTCGCGCACCTCTACGAGAGCCTGCGCGTGGACCACGACGTCACCGTCGTCTCCTACACGCGCCTCTACCCGTCGCTCCTCTTCCCGGGCACGACGCAGATGAACCTCAGCCGCGACCCGGTGAAGGCGACGCCGTCCCGGCAGCTCATCGACTCCGTCAACCCGCTCTCGTGGCTCCGGGCGGCGCGCTGGCTGTCGCACCCCTCGCGGCGCCCCGACCTCCTCATCTTCACGTGGTGGAACCCGTTCTTCGCACCGTGCCACGGCGTCATCGCGCGCCTCGTGAGGCGGATGGCCGGATCGGGCATCGTCTTCGTCTGCGAGAACGTGGTCTCGCACGAGAACCGGCGGGCCGACAGGTTCCTGACGCGGTACGCGCTCTCGGCCGCCGACTACTTCATGGTGCTCTCCGAGGTCGTCGCCCAGCGCATCCAGTCGCTCTTCCCCGACGTGCCGCTGCGCCAGGCGGCGCTGCCGATCTACGGGTGCTACGGCGCCTCCTCGACCGACCGCGACGCGACGCGCGCGCGCCTCGGGCTTCGCCGACCGACGGTCCTCTTCTTCGGGTACGTCCGGCCGTACAAGGGGCTCGAGCATCTCCTCCGCGCGATGCCGACGATCGCGCGCGACGCGGACGCCCAGCTTCTCGTGGTCGGCGAGTTCTACGAGGACCGGCGCCGGTACGACGAGCTCATCTCCGAGCTGGGCATCGGCGACCGCGTCACGGTCGTCGCGGAGCACGTGCCCGACGAGGCGGTCGGGGAGTACTTCGCGGCCTCGGACCTCGTCGTCCTTCCGTACGTGTCCGCGACGCAGAGCGGCATCACGCAGATCGCCTACGCGTTCGGGCTTCCCGTCGTGAGCACCGACGTCGGCGGGCTGCCCGAGGTGGTGCGCGACGGGGTGACCGGCTACATCGTGCCCCCGAGAGACCCGGAGGCGCTCGCGGCGGCGGTCGCGCGCTACTTCAGGGGAGGGGAGGCGCAGACGCTGCGGGAGAACGTCGCGCGTGAGGCGAGGCGCGACCGCGCCGGCGACCTCATGCGGAGAGCCGTGCGGGACTTCCTCGAGATGGAGGGCGCATAG
- a CDS encoding glycosyltransferase family 2 protein — MAAPRVTAIVINWNGREVLGRCLTTLFASHAENLDVVVVDNASTDGSQGMVGQSFPAAVLIESPKNLGYAGGVNAGLRHALAHGADYAFILNNDTEIGPEAVALLVEAMEKRPHAAFAGPMIYYYDPPDVIWSLGGLISYWSGDISHVAIRERDTGRYRTVREADYVTGCAMLARLSVVREIGLMDETYWMYNEDTDWCVRAVERGHAVLVVPEARVWHRVSMSSGGGLTPYKVYNRLRSTLLFFGLHARWYHWLGIVPATLGRAVGFAFAQVRAGHRDVAMAVVRGARDAVLRRERRPGA; from the coding sequence ATGGCGGCGCCGCGCGTCACGGCCATCGTGATCAACTGGAACGGACGCGAGGTCCTGGGGCGGTGCCTCACGACGCTCTTCGCCTCGCACGCCGAGAACCTCGACGTGGTCGTGGTCGACAACGCGTCGACCGACGGGTCGCAGGGGATGGTCGGCCAGTCGTTCCCGGCGGCCGTCCTCATCGAGAGCCCCAAGAACCTCGGATACGCCGGCGGCGTCAACGCGGGCCTCCGGCACGCGCTCGCCCACGGGGCGGACTACGCCTTCATCCTCAACAACGACACCGAGATCGGCCCCGAGGCGGTGGCGCTCCTCGTCGAGGCCATGGAGAAGCGGCCGCATGCCGCGTTCGCGGGACCGATGATCTACTACTACGACCCGCCCGACGTCATCTGGTCGCTCGGCGGCCTCATCTCGTACTGGTCGGGCGACATCAGCCACGTGGCCATCCGCGAGCGCGACACCGGGAGATACCGGACCGTCCGCGAGGCGGACTACGTGACGGGATGCGCCATGCTCGCGCGCCTGTCGGTGGTCCGCGAGATCGGGCTCATGGACGAGACGTACTGGATGTACAATGAGGACACCGACTGGTGCGTGAGGGCCGTCGAGCGCGGCCATGCGGTGCTCGTGGTCCCGGAGGCCAGGGTCTGGCACCGCGTGTCCATGAGCTCCGGCGGGGGGCTCACGCCCTACAAGGTCTACAACCGCCTGCGGAGCACGCTGCTCTTCTTCGGACTGCACGCGAGGTGGTACCACTGGCTGGGCATCGTCCCGGCGACGCTCGGCAGGGCGGTCGGGTTCGCGTTCGCCCAGGTCCGCGCCGGGCACCGCGACGTCGCCATGGCGGTCGTCAGGGGAGCGCGTGACGCCGTGCTAAGGAGGGAAAGGAGACCGGGGGCATGA
- a CDS encoding alkaline phosphatase family protein has translation MRRAAGAFVCAALLLAAGCARKAEPRPQLLIFGLDAATWTIMAPMIQAGELPTIARLAKEGSYGVLESFEPMQSPPVWTTIATGVLPGRHGITDFVAKIPGTDRSVPVTSNLRRVKAFWNILSDEGVSVGIVGWWPSWPAEEVNGFMITDRAWPVAMSDGGVPLGTGRGVIANFEIPEFPGRTYPDSLFEAFRPFIILEKDVTPVDLDRFFSDSQRVGPISDFYVRWVYARDRSFADAGLAFWERESPDVFALYLNGIDVAQHYFWGFQRDRGFAVNDKNHRLYGEVIRNFYRYADRVIAAYLAKTSKDVTVLIVSDHGFETKGDLKQVWERGDDVRTLEGAKDVPWDHALDGVIIASGPGIRRDFRIPRASVTDVTPTVLAYYGLPAARDMDGRPLEAIFEPDFLERHPITFVETYETPGAAADTTPLETPLDDAAKERLRALGYIGK, from the coding sequence ATGAGGCGCGCCGCGGGAGCGTTCGTCTGCGCGGCCCTCCTCCTCGCCGCGGGATGCGCGAGGAAGGCGGAGCCGCGGCCGCAGCTTCTCATCTTCGGGCTGGACGCCGCGACGTGGACCATCATGGCGCCGATGATCCAGGCCGGGGAGCTCCCGACCATCGCACGGCTTGCGAAGGAGGGCTCGTACGGCGTGCTCGAGAGCTTCGAGCCCATGCAGTCGCCGCCCGTCTGGACGACCATCGCGACCGGCGTGCTCCCCGGACGGCACGGGATCACCGACTTCGTCGCGAAGATCCCGGGCACGGACCGCTCCGTCCCGGTGACGTCGAACCTGCGCCGGGTCAAGGCGTTCTGGAACATCCTCTCGGACGAGGGCGTGTCCGTCGGCATCGTCGGCTGGTGGCCGAGCTGGCCGGCCGAGGAGGTCAACGGCTTCATGATCACCGACCGCGCGTGGCCGGTGGCCATGAGCGATGGAGGCGTGCCGCTCGGCACGGGCAGGGGCGTCATCGCGAACTTCGAGATCCCGGAGTTCCCGGGAAGAACCTACCCGGACTCGCTGTTCGAGGCGTTCCGCCCGTTCATCATCCTCGAGAAGGACGTCACGCCCGTGGACCTCGACCGGTTCTTCTCCGACTCACAGCGCGTGGGGCCGATCTCGGACTTCTACGTCAGATGGGTCTACGCCCGGGACAGGTCGTTCGCCGACGCGGGCCTCGCGTTCTGGGAGCGGGAGTCACCGGACGTGTTCGCGCTGTACCTGAACGGCATCGACGTCGCGCAGCACTACTTCTGGGGATTCCAGCGCGACAGGGGGTTTGCCGTCAACGACAAGAACCACCGCCTCTACGGCGAGGTGATCCGCAACTTCTACCGTTACGCCGACCGCGTCATCGCCGCGTATCTCGCGAAGACGTCGAAGGACGTCACCGTGCTCATCGTCTCGGACCACGGCTTCGAGACCAAGGGCGATCTCAAGCAGGTCTGGGAGCGGGGGGACGACGTGAGGACCCTCGAGGGCGCCAAGGACGTGCCGTGGGACCATGCCCTCGACGGCGTCATCATCGCAAGCGGCCCGGGCATCAGGAGGGACTTCCGCATCCCGCGGGCCTCGGTGACCGACGTGACGCCGACCGTCCTCGCGTACTACGGGCTTCCGGCGGCGCGGGACATGGACGGGCGGCCGCTCGAGGCGATCTTCGAGCCGGACTTCCTCGAGAGACACCCCATCACCTTCGTCGAGACATACGAGACGCCGGGCGCGGCGGCGGACACGACGCCGCTCGAGACACCCCTCGACGACGCGGCGAAGGAGAGACTGCGGGCGCTCGGGTACATCGGCAAGTGA
- a CDS encoding glycosyltransferase family 9 protein: MAGDVKLDCRRYRGDRPCAPRRDCAGCDAYAPMGTRALVIKLAAPGDVLRSTAILPPLRREHDPAHVTWVTDEAALPLVALNPHIDRTMPFGFETALVLGAQSFDLAVCLDKEPRAAALMRTVRAGRRLGFELSDFGTVRALNEGAAYDLALGLSDELKFRVNTKTYPEVACGVAELAYEGDPCTLTLPEASVERARSFLAALSPREPLVGIVVGAGAVFANKALPPQSCAELAKAVRARLDGSVLVLGGPADRERAEETLRLADGAAVDGDTHGLLDYAALVGLCDAVVTGDTMALHIAVALGVPVVAVFGPTAPQEIDLYGRGRKVIARVDCAPCYRRTCDVSPSCMDSVPVGDVLDALTAVLGAAGEPKGGG; the protein is encoded by the coding sequence ATGGCGGGAGACGTGAAGCTCGACTGCAGAAGGTATCGTGGGGACCGTCCCTGCGCGCCGCGCAGGGACTGCGCGGGCTGCGACGCGTACGCGCCGATGGGCACGCGCGCGCTCGTGATCAAGCTCGCCGCGCCCGGGGACGTCCTGCGCTCGACCGCGATCCTCCCGCCGCTTCGAAGGGAGCACGACCCCGCGCACGTCACCTGGGTCACCGACGAGGCGGCGCTGCCGCTCGTCGCTCTGAACCCGCACATCGACAGGACCATGCCCTTCGGCTTCGAGACGGCGCTCGTCCTCGGGGCGCAGTCGTTCGACCTGGCCGTCTGCCTGGACAAGGAGCCGCGCGCCGCGGCGCTCATGCGGACCGTGCGCGCCGGGCGCAGACTCGGCTTCGAGCTGTCGGACTTCGGGACCGTGCGCGCGCTCAACGAGGGCGCGGCCTACGACCTCGCGCTGGGGCTGTCCGACGAGCTCAAGTTCCGCGTCAACACGAAGACCTATCCCGAGGTCGCGTGCGGCGTCGCGGAACTCGCGTACGAGGGCGACCCGTGCACGCTGACGCTGCCGGAGGCGTCCGTCGAGCGGGCGCGGTCCTTCCTCGCCGCGCTCTCGCCGCGCGAGCCGCTCGTCGGCATCGTCGTCGGCGCGGGCGCGGTGTTCGCCAACAAGGCCCTGCCGCCGCAGTCCTGCGCCGAGCTCGCCAAGGCGGTCCGCGCGAGGCTCGACGGCTCCGTGCTCGTCCTGGGCGGCCCGGCGGACAGGGAGCGCGCCGAGGAGACGCTCAGGCTCGCCGACGGCGCGGCGGTGGACGGAGACACCCACGGGCTCCTCGACTACGCGGCGCTCGTCGGCCTGTGCGACGCGGTCGTCACGGGCGACACGATGGCGCTCCACATCGCCGTCGCGCTCGGCGTCCCGGTCGTCGCGGTCTTCGGTCCGACCGCCCCGCAGGAGATCGACCTCTACGGGCGCGGCCGGAAGGTCATCGCGCGCGTGGACTGCGCGCCGTGCTACAGGCGGACCTGCGACGTGAGCCCGTCCTGCATGGACTCCGTCCCGGTCGGTGACGTGCTCGATGCGCTCACCGCGGTGCTCGGGGCCGCGGGCGAGCCGAAGGGCGGGGGATGA
- a CDS encoding alkaline phosphatase family protein, whose product MRQEGVFLTLLATSAGLALAVGVWMGLRGLATSGFSFALGAGQTVALVGLVFVAYLLIGAIAVLPATGGAGPGGSAAAMSWILRACGSLTLWFLLGITFLPLKGSELNIRAGRLTTLELNVIGLGLVLVAGALAAWAAGALVPRAVALLVSRLGPRGAGVLGAALAACALALIVVGSASRAGRLARLELPAGLKPGSVPRVVVVGVDGCEWKMLGPLVEAGKLPTFARLMEAGCHGPLRSVEPLISPSIWTTIATGKTSEKHGIADFVNEHGVPVNATMVGAAPMWEIASAHGVPVGVVGWYVTWPASRVNGFVVSDRMHSLLRGPTQVLHALSGRGTNRRLAQFGRFTLDPGYKRLPRTDPRFRENRIVDEPLRWGFLRDGIYGGSMAALARLSRPRFAAVYYRGVDFVQHFFWRYADPAPFGEVPADERERFGSVIANYYAYQDRLLARLLEALGDDVNVLLVSDHGFRARLDPKPGMPELTGRHDMTGVFIAAGPAFRAGGRVEGMSVLDVAPTALAVMGLPVPEDMDGRPFTSILRDEHLRRLPVRSVPSYDGLVPRRAAEDGPADENESIREQLRSLGYID is encoded by the coding sequence ATGAGGCAGGAGGGGGTCTTCCTCACGCTGCTCGCGACCTCCGCGGGCCTCGCGCTCGCGGTCGGCGTCTGGATGGGGCTTCGGGGCCTCGCGACCAGCGGCTTCTCGTTCGCGCTCGGCGCTGGCCAGACGGTCGCGCTCGTCGGCCTCGTCTTCGTCGCCTATCTCCTGATCGGCGCGATCGCCGTCCTTCCGGCGACCGGCGGCGCGGGACCGGGTGGTTCGGCCGCCGCGATGTCCTGGATCCTCCGCGCGTGCGGCAGCCTCACGCTGTGGTTCCTCCTCGGCATCACCTTCCTCCCCCTCAAGGGCTCCGAGCTGAACATCAGGGCCGGCAGGCTGACCACGCTTGAGCTCAACGTCATCGGGCTTGGGCTCGTGCTCGTCGCGGGGGCGCTCGCGGCGTGGGCCGCAGGCGCGCTCGTCCCGCGGGCGGTGGCGCTTCTCGTGTCGCGCCTCGGGCCGAGGGGCGCGGGCGTCCTCGGGGCGGCGCTCGCCGCCTGCGCGCTGGCGCTCATCGTGGTCGGCTCGGCGTCGCGCGCCGGCAGGCTCGCCAGGCTCGAGCTGCCGGCCGGCCTTAAGCCCGGTTCGGTCCCCCGCGTCGTTGTCGTCGGCGTGGACGGCTGCGAGTGGAAGATGCTCGGCCCGCTCGTTGAGGCCGGGAAGCTCCCCACGTTCGCCCGCCTCATGGAAGCGGGCTGCCACGGGCCGCTGCGATCGGTCGAGCCGCTGATCTCGCCGTCCATCTGGACGACCATCGCCACCGGGAAGACCTCGGAAAAGCACGGCATCGCCGACTTCGTCAACGAGCATGGCGTCCCGGTCAACGCGACGATGGTCGGGGCCGCGCCGATGTGGGAGATCGCGTCGGCCCACGGGGTCCCGGTGGGGGTCGTCGGCTGGTACGTGACCTGGCCGGCGAGCCGCGTGAACGGCTTCGTGGTCTCGGACCGGATGCACTCGCTCTTGCGTGGCCCGACGCAGGTCCTGCACGCTCTGAGCGGACGGGGCACCAACAGGCGACTGGCCCAGTTCGGGCGGTTCACGCTCGATCCGGGGTACAAGCGACTCCCCAGGACGGACCCGCGCTTCCGTGAGAACCGCATCGTCGACGAGCCGCTCAGGTGGGGGTTCCTGCGCGACGGCATCTACGGCGGCTCGATGGCGGCGCTGGCGAGGCTCTCGCGGCCGCGCTTCGCCGCCGTCTACTACCGGGGCGTGGACTTCGTGCAGCACTTCTTCTGGCGGTACGCGGACCCGGCGCCGTTCGGGGAGGTCCCGGCCGACGAGCGCGAGCGCTTCGGGAGCGTCATCGCGAACTACTACGCGTACCAGGACCGTCTGCTTGCGCGGCTTCTCGAAGCGCTCGGCGACGACGTCAACGTGCTCCTCGTCTCCGATCACGGGTTCCGCGCGAGGCTGGACCCGAAGCCCGGGATGCCGGAGCTCACGGGCCGCCACGACATGACCGGCGTGTTCATCGCGGCCGGGCCGGCGTTCCGCGCCGGTGGACGGGTCGAGGGCATGTCGGTGCTCGACGTCGCGCCGACCGCGCTCGCCGTCATGGGTCTTCCCGTCCCCGAGGACATGGACGGCCGGCCCTTCACGAGCATCCTCCGCGATGAGCACCTGCGCCGCCTCCCGGTGCGGTCCGTGCCGTCGTACGACGGGCTCGTGCCGCGGCGCGCCGCGGAGGACGGTCCGGCGGACGAGAACGAGTCGATCCGCGAGCAGCTGAGGTCGCTGGGGTACATCGACTGA
- a CDS encoding oligosaccharide flippase family protein, giving the protein MRDARTITRDLMPRLDGTHVRVGRVFAIVVVGAALQIVTQTILARSLSKHDVGLISLILGAVPLLSTLAILGQDSAIVRFAASADSSYDIRSYTRRILLTATPLGVLAGFVGGRVYGLGGLAAATLIVLVAAQSAVTIGSSALRGGHRYEPAMGAAWAPAIVAAVILAGLLGLGTMSTTGALVAFLAAYGVSALALSSVATARTPGATVKVPESVFREGFLFFGLSLSFTVMVGMDKLIIGKLMPYRDLAVYATVFAVMKGFDFLFQAVNFVMMPWVSRVGTVRMARYNAAVAVVALAAAVPYWLFGDDAVRVLYGGRYDEGAYLIAPFMLSGVIKLFYAVPSSIIGGRMPREALRSFLWFSIGASAFNVALDVLLILRMGLLGAALATAAAWATRYAGASIIVWRYRACLGAPRRGATVDV; this is encoded by the coding sequence GTGAGAGACGCAAGGACGATCACGAGGGACCTCATGCCGCGGCTCGACGGCACGCACGTGCGCGTCGGCCGCGTGTTCGCGATCGTCGTCGTCGGGGCCGCGCTCCAGATCGTCACGCAGACCATCCTCGCGAGGTCGCTCTCGAAGCACGACGTCGGCCTCATCTCGCTCATCCTCGGCGCCGTGCCGCTGCTCTCCACGCTCGCCATCCTGGGACAGGACTCGGCGATCGTCCGCTTCGCGGCCTCGGCGGACTCCTCGTACGACATCCGCTCGTACACCCGGCGCATCCTGCTCACGGCGACGCCGCTCGGTGTCCTCGCAGGGTTCGTCGGTGGCCGGGTCTACGGGCTCGGCGGGCTCGCGGCCGCCACGCTGATCGTGCTCGTCGCCGCGCAGAGCGCGGTCACGATCGGAAGCTCGGCGCTTCGGGGCGGGCACCGTTACGAGCCGGCCATGGGGGCGGCATGGGCGCCCGCCATCGTGGCGGCGGTGATCCTCGCGGGGCTTCTCGGCCTCGGAACGATGTCCACGACCGGCGCGCTCGTCGCGTTCCTCGCGGCCTACGGCGTGAGCGCGCTCGCGCTGTCCAGCGTGGCGACGGCGCGGACGCCCGGGGCCACCGTGAAGGTCCCCGAGTCGGTCTTCCGCGAAGGCTTCCTCTTCTTCGGTCTGAGCCTGTCCTTCACGGTCATGGTGGGGATGGACAAGCTCATCATCGGGAAGCTCATGCCGTACCGGGACCTCGCCGTGTACGCGACGGTGTTCGCCGTCATGAAGGGCTTCGACTTCCTCTTCCAGGCCGTGAACTTCGTGATGATGCCGTGGGTGTCGCGCGTCGGCACGGTTCGCATGGCGCGGTACAACGCGGCGGTGGCCGTCGTGGCGCTCGCCGCCGCCGTCCCGTACTGGCTCTTCGGCGACGACGCGGTCCGCGTGCTGTACGGCGGGCGGTACGACGAGGGCGCGTACCTCATCGCGCCTTTCATGTTGTCGGGCGTCATCAAGCTGTTCTACGCTGTGCCCTCGAGCATCATCGGCGGCCGCATGCCCAGAGAGGCGCTCCGGAGCTTCCTCTGGTTCAGCATCGGCGCCTCGGCGTTCAACGTGGCGCTCGACGTCCTCCTCATCCTCAGGATGGGTCTCCTGGGCGCCGCGCTCGCCACCGCGGCGGCGTGGGCCACGCGGTACGCGGGGGCGTCGATCATCGTGTGGCGCTACAGGGCGTGCCTCGGAGCGCCGCGGCGCGGCGCGACCGTGGACGTGTGA
- a CDS encoding YfhO family protein, whose amino-acid sequence MTRRSGRARRPSTAAARARAPVFGTRATLVSLLIIVGVALAFFGRTLFLRQVLTGGDVLAAALIFERHAEEEIASGRLPLWNPHIFSGMPFFDSMSWNAVVYPSFWIKRALEAIPGVDLPRLTFLVLHYVLAGFGMFFFLRSRRVGHAGSVTGAVAFMLTPHLVGLAAIGHGGKILTAAYIPLVLLATQQVMDTGRRRWVAALALLGGLQFLARHVQVSYYTWLMVGILVLCHLAAPPRPSWRRWLRRALAVGFAAGLAALLAGVLLVPLREYAALSTRTAAGGGMGFEQATMWSFHPKEILTFLVPSLFGLADETYWGTMPFQQVSHYFGYVVLALAVIAVARKRGRDVGLLALLFVLGLALSFGRHFGPLYRLVYESLPWFDKFRVPALFLLVAQFAVAALAGHGASTLLGEEGRDRGGWTAWAIGLGAAGAVVGLLVVASRGRLADSAGAALIAKHAGVQASFLRSVGARAAGMAVRDGGILVAMAAATAVSVIAAASKRLPAALPALFLLGVVTWDLAIVDGRFMHPTPLRALSSYYPETQALRFLKSRPGPFRVLPLGEDFSSNALMYHGLESAGGYHPAKLAAYDALLNRVGLTNLRLLALLNVRYVVGPEELDHPAFTKVAPGVHEFAAALPRAFLVGRAERAASHDEALQRFGREDFDPSATAVVEDILPGPLADVAGGGVEIVSREPERMEVRVSAAGPCLLVFSEIYYEPGWKAFVDGTETRIYRANYAFRSVYLEPGEHSVVMRYDAGGIRRGLVLTLCAAAVIAALWAVPERRRRHWT is encoded by the coding sequence ATGACACGACGTTCCGGAAGAGCGCGCCGCCCCTCGACGGCGGCCGCGCGGGCAAGGGCGCCGGTCTTCGGAACGAGGGCGACGCTCGTGTCCCTTCTCATCATCGTCGGCGTCGCGCTCGCCTTCTTCGGCCGCACGCTCTTCCTGCGCCAGGTGCTCACGGGCGGCGACGTCCTCGCGGCGGCCCTCATCTTCGAGAGGCACGCCGAGGAGGAGATCGCCTCGGGGCGCCTGCCTCTGTGGAACCCCCACATCTTCTCGGGCATGCCCTTCTTCGACAGCATGAGCTGGAACGCGGTCGTGTATCCCTCGTTCTGGATCAAGCGGGCGCTCGAGGCCATCCCGGGCGTCGACCTTCCGCGGCTCACCTTCCTCGTGCTCCACTACGTGCTCGCCGGCTTCGGGATGTTCTTCTTCCTGCGCTCGCGCCGCGTCGGCCACGCGGGGTCCGTGACCGGGGCCGTCGCGTTCATGCTGACGCCGCACCTCGTCGGGCTTGCCGCCATCGGACACGGCGGCAAGATCCTCACGGCGGCGTACATCCCGCTCGTCCTCCTCGCAACCCAGCAGGTGATGGACACGGGGCGGCGGCGGTGGGTCGCGGCGCTCGCGCTCCTGGGCGGGCTCCAGTTCCTCGCGCGCCACGTCCAGGTGAGCTACTACACGTGGCTCATGGTGGGCATCCTCGTCCTGTGCCACCTGGCCGCGCCGCCGCGCCCGTCGTGGCGCCGCTGGCTCAGGAGGGCGCTTGCCGTCGGGTTCGCGGCGGGCCTGGCGGCGCTCCTTGCGGGCGTGCTCCTCGTGCCGCTGCGCGAATACGCCGCGCTCTCGACGAGGACGGCGGCGGGCGGGGGCATGGGGTTCGAACAGGCGACGATGTGGTCGTTCCACCCGAAGGAGATCCTCACGTTCCTCGTGCCGTCCCTGTTCGGGTTGGCGGACGAGACCTACTGGGGGACCATGCCCTTCCAGCAGGTGTCGCACTACTTCGGCTACGTCGTGCTCGCGCTCGCCGTCATCGCGGTGGCGCGGAAGCGTGGGCGGGACGTGGGGCTTCTCGCGCTGCTGTTCGTCCTCGGGCTCGCCCTCTCGTTCGGCAGGCACTTCGGCCCGCTCTACCGGCTCGTCTACGAGTCGCTTCCGTGGTTCGACAAGTTCCGCGTCCCCGCGCTCTTCCTGCTCGTCGCGCAGTTCGCGGTCGCGGCGCTGGCCGGTCACGGCGCCTCGACGCTCCTGGGCGAGGAGGGACGCGATCGCGGCGGCTGGACGGCGTGGGCGATCGGGCTGGGCGCGGCGGGCGCCGTCGTGGGGCTCCTGGTGGTGGCGTCGCGCGGGCGCCTCGCGGACTCGGCCGGCGCCGCGCTCATCGCGAAGCACGCGGGAGTGCAGGCTTCGTTCCTGCGCTCGGTCGGCGCGCGGGCGGCGGGCATGGCGGTCCGGGACGGCGGCATCCTCGTGGCGATGGCCGCGGCCACCGCCGTGAGCGTGATCGCCGCGGCGTCGAAGCGCCTTCCGGCAGCGCTGCCGGCGCTCTTCCTGCTGGGCGTCGTCACGTGGGACCTCGCGATCGTCGACGGGCGCTTCATGCACCCGACGCCACTTAGGGCCCTCTCGTCCTACTACCCGGAGACGCAGGCGCTTCGCTTCCTGAAGAGCCGGCCCGGCCCGTTCAGGGTGCTGCCGCTGGGGGAGGACTTCAGCTCCAACGCGCTCATGTACCACGGGCTCGAGTCGGCGGGCGGCTACCACCCCGCGAAGCTCGCGGCGTACGACGCGCTCCTCAACCGCGTCGGGCTCACGAACCTCAGGCTCCTCGCCCTCCTCAATGTCAGGTACGTCGTCGGGCCCGAGGAGCTGGACCATCCGGCGTTCACGAAGGTCGCTCCCGGCGTCCACGAGTTCGCGGCGGCTCTGCCGAGAGCGTTCCTGGTCGGCAGGGCGGAGCGCGCGGCGTCGCACGACGAGGCGCTCCAGCGCTTCGGCCGGGAGGACTTCGACCCGTCCGCCACGGCCGTCGTCGAGGACATCCTTCCCGGGCCGCTCGCGGACGTCGCGGGCGGCGGCGTCGAGATCGTCTCGCGGGAACCGGAGCGCATGGAGGTCAGGGTCTCGGCGGCCGGCCCTTGTCTCCTGGTGTTCTCGGAGATATACTACGAGCCTGGGTGGAAGGCGTTCGTTGACGGGACCGAGACGCGCATCTACCGCGCGAACTACGCCTTCCGCTCGGTCTATCTTGAGCCCGGCGAGCACAGCGTGGTCATGAGGTACGACGCGGGAGGGATCCGGCGCGGCCTCGTCCTGACGCTGTGCGCGGCGGCGGTGATCGCCGCGCTGTGGGCCGTTCCCGAACGCCGCAGGAGACACTGGACGTGA
- a CDS encoding polyprenol monophosphomannose synthase: protein MRVMVVIPTYNERQNLARLAPLALGVLPDVRLLVVDDGSPDGTGAFADELAAADPRVRVIHRPRKMGLGSAYVEGFRKALETDAEIIVQMDADFSHDPAVIPELVEAAGTYDVVLGSRYITGANVVNWPLRRLLLSYFANVYTRVVTGLPLRDSTGGYKCFRRRVLEAIDLDTVRSDGYSFQIEVNFRCWRRGFSMLEIPIVFVDRHAGTSKMSRRIVWEATWLVWRLRLERILRRA, encoded by the coding sequence GTGAGGGTGATGGTCGTCATCCCGACGTACAACGAGCGCCAGAACCTCGCTCGCCTGGCACCCCTCGCGCTCGGCGTCCTGCCCGACGTGCGCCTTCTCGTCGTGGACGACGGCTCGCCGGACGGAACCGGCGCGTTCGCCGACGAGCTGGCGGCCGCGGACCCGAGGGTCCGGGTGATCCACCGGCCGCGCAAGATGGGGCTCGGCTCGGCCTACGTCGAGGGCTTCCGGAAGGCGCTCGAGACGGACGCCGAGATCATCGTGCAGATGGACGCGGACTTCTCCCACGACCCGGCGGTCATCCCCGAGCTCGTGGAGGCCGCGGGGACGTACGACGTGGTCCTCGGGTCGCGCTACATCACGGGCGCGAACGTCGTCAACTGGCCGCTCCGCCGGCTGCTCCTGAGCTACTTCGCGAACGTCTACACGCGCGTCGTCACTGGCCTGCCGCTCAGGGACTCGACGGGCGGCTACAAGTGCTTCCGGAGACGCGTCCTCGAGGCGATCGACCTCGACACGGTCCGCTCCGACGGGTACTCCTTCCAGATCGAGGTCAACTTCCGGTGCTGGCGCAGAGGGTTCTCGATGCTCGAGATCCCCATCGTCTTCGTGGACCGACACGCCGGCACGTCGAAGATGTCGCGACGCATCGTATGGGAGGCCACGTGGCTGGTCTGGCGCCTGCGGCTCGAGAGGATCCTGCGCAGGGCGTAG